In the Terriglobus sp. RCC_193 genome, ACTACGCCTCCATCGTCAAAAATGCACAACTTGTTGTCGATAGCCGCAATGCAACGCGCGGCATTGAGTCCACCAAGATTGTGCACTGCTAGTCGTCGCCGATAAGCAAGAAAGGGAGATACAACATGGGGCGCGCACGCACACAATCCCTTTCGAGGGTTGCGATAGTAATTCCTGTTTGTAACGAACAGGATAGTCTGCAGGTTCTCAGGATACGTCTGGCAGAACTGCAGCGCGGACTCCAGGATCGCTTTATCGTCTTCTATCTTTTTGTAGACGATGGCAGTACCGACCGAACCGTGGAGCTGATTCCCAGGGCGGTTCCTGGCGATGCGGCATATCAGATCGTCTCGCACGGGACGAACCGAGGTCTTGGGGAAGCATTCCGTACTGCTTTTCAAATTGTGGGAAGTGCCGAGATTGTCTGCACGATCGATGCGGATTGCAGCTATCGCGCAGACAATCTCGTTCCCATGATTCACCGCATCATCGAAGGAAAGGCCGACGTGGTTGTGGCTTCGCCGTATCATCCGCTGGGTGGCGTGGATGGGGTGCCGGCATGGCGGCTTGGGCTCAGTCGCTGGTGCTCACAGCTTTATCGCGTGGTCTCGCCTGTCAAGCTCTACACCTACACCAGTATGTTTCGTGCATATCGCGGCTCCTTTGTTCGTGAAGCACAATTTCAAAGCTCAGGATTCGTATCGACCGTTGAAATTCTCATGAGTGCGTCTTACATGGGCTATCACATCGAAGAATTTCCAGTTGTATTGCATCGCCGCGTGGCTGGTACGAGCAAGATGCGGATTCTCCGTACCGTGGGGCAACACCTCCGTCTTGCGATCGGTTGCATCATTTCAAAGGAGCGTGGCTACCCTTTGTTTTGTTCGACAGAACAGGACACAAAAGTCTCCACGGAAAACGAGACAGGACATTTCATGAAAGTCGCAGGAAATAGCCGCTAACTGGCGGCATCCCGGGGTGATAAAGAACTATGAAAGCAGAGTTTGTTGTTTCTGAAAACACTCTTCTGGAAGAACAAGACAGAAACCGTCAATATCCCGACGTAAGCTTCGGCAAGCACGTAGTTGTTGGTCAAGACGTCAGTATTGGTGAGGGGACCGTCATTGGAAACCATGTCGTATTGCACAGCCACATCAACATTGGGAAGGATGTTCGCATTGATGATGGTGTGATCATCGGAAAGCGACCGATGAAATCGCGGGCAAGTGCGATGACTACCACTCGCGAACTGACGCCCACTTTTATAGGAAACGGATGTCTGATCGGAAGCAATGCCGTCATTTATACCGGATCCGTTGTGCATGACGGTGTCCTGATTGCTGATTTTGCCAGCGTGCGAGAAGACACTACGATCGGAGAACTTACCATCATTGGTCGTGGTGTTGCCGTGGAAAACGAAGTAACGATAGGCCGGTGCTGCAAGATCGAGACCGGTGCGTACATCACTGCCAAATCCACGATTGGCGATCTCTGCTTCATCGCTCCCGAGGTCACATTTACAAATGACAATTTCGTTGGACGTACCCAGGAGCGTTTCAAGTACTTCGGTGGAGTAACGATGCGGCGTGGTGCTCGCGTTGCTGCGAATGCGACCGTGTTGCCCGGCATCACCATCGGAGAGGATGCACTCGTAGCGGCTGGATCGGTTGTGACGCGCGATGTTCCTGCCGGCATGGTGGTTATGGGCACACCTGCACGTCCGGTTCGCCCGGTCCCCCCTGCTCAGAAACTTCAGGCCACCGAGGAAAAGAAAGCAGGCGACAACAAATGAAACTTCTCTCTGTTGGGGGCACGAGGCCGCAGTTCGTCAAGATGGCCA is a window encoding:
- a CDS encoding DapH/DapD/GlmU-related protein, with protein sequence MKAEFVVSENTLLEEQDRNRQYPDVSFGKHVVVGQDVSIGEGTVIGNHVVLHSHINIGKDVRIDDGVIIGKRPMKSRASAMTTTRELTPTFIGNGCLIGSNAVIYTGSVVHDGVLIADFASVREDTTIGELTIIGRGVAVENEVTIGRCCKIETGAYITAKSTIGDLCFIAPEVTFTNDNFVGRTQERFKYFGGVTMRRGARVAANATVLPGITIGEDALVAAGSVVTRDVPAGMVVMGTPARPVRPVPPAQKLQATEEKKAGDNK
- a CDS encoding glycosyltransferase, with the translated sequence MGRARTQSLSRVAIVIPVCNEQDSLQVLRIRLAELQRGLQDRFIVFYLFVDDGSTDRTVELIPRAVPGDAAYQIVSHGTNRGLGEAFRTAFQIVGSAEIVCTIDADCSYRADNLVPMIHRIIEGKADVVVASPYHPLGGVDGVPAWRLGLSRWCSQLYRVVSPVKLYTYTSMFRAYRGSFVREAQFQSSGFVSTVEILMSASYMGYHIEEFPVVLHRRVAGTSKMRILRTVGQHLRLAIGCIISKERGYPLFCSTEQDTKVSTENETGHFMKVAGNSR